GCACAGGGAAGGGGAAGTGCTGGGGGGACAGCAAGACCCAGGGGgcgggagctccagcagcagcctgggcatgggggtgggggcagcgctggctctggccaggcccagctgggcaggggcaaAGGGCAGGAGGCAGCACTCACCCGATGTTTGCAGCCAGCGTCTTTGAAAGGGCACAGCACCATGGCAGTGCTGCAGTTCTCCTTCAGGTGCCCAGACAGGTCTTCTCTGGCGATGCTAGGTGTCCCACACTGGTTGGGACAAGACACGGGGTAGCGGGGACACTGGTACTGGTGattctgggggcagagggggaggcacTGTTAGCTGGAGTAACGCTCCCTCAGAGACCGGCTGGGCCCTTCCCCCAGACCCATTCAGCGCAGCAGCCGGCTGGGACCAGACTCGGGCCCACCCCCATCAAGCCCCAGGGAGTGGcactcccaccccccagggcCCTGTCTCACCTGGATGGTGTCAAAGACAAACTGCTTGGTGcagtaggggcagggctgggtgcgCTTGGGGCAGTCGGTCAGTGTGTGCTGAGACAGCAGCCGACGCATCATGCGGGCCCCACACTTGTTCTCACAGTACACGCTCTCCTGGGGGCAGACGCCCTGGTGATTCTGGGGGGACAAGCGCATGATGAGCTGGTGCCAGGGGCCATCACCCACAGGGCCACCCCTGCCCCCCGGGGGGACGTCCCCGCACCAGGGGACCCTGTGGAGCTGCCCCCATaccacccctgccccctgtgaggaaccccagctccctgcaccagGGGACCCCATGAGGCCATCCCAATACTGCCCCCGCCCTTGCGTCAGTCCCTGCGAGGGTCCCCAGTGCCCCACACCTCGTAGGCCTCGCCGGTGAAGTCGCTGGCGCAGAACTCACACTTGACGCGGCGCTTGGGGCAGTCGTGCTGCAGGTGGTCAGGCAGGTCGCGCCGGCTCAGCTTGATGCTGCAGCGGTTGGGACACGGGATCACGTTGAAGCCGCATGTGCTGAGATGGGGCTGGCAAGACAGGACCATGAAAGGGTGGCGgtggtgtgtgtgcgcgcgcgcgcctGGCATCACAGCCCAGCGCCAAGCCCACCCtcgctccccctgcccctcacctgcAGGTGCTTGATGTGCCCGCTCCAGCGGCAGCCCTCTTCACTGTGGATGCAGCGGATGGTGAGGGTCAGCACCTGTGCCTCCAGCTCTGGGTCCGGGTAGATCTGGGGAAAGGGGCACAGAGACCACAGGACTTGTACCTTGGGTCAGAACAGGCACCCACCAGAGCAGGCCCCAAGCAGGGGAGTCCCACGatgctgcctggggcagggcgCTCCTGGCGAGGCCAGAGGGAGTCCTGGGGCCCAAggcagacagcaagtgtggagacgtcccctgcccacccccaggtGTTGGTCTCTCCTGCTGGCCTAGTATCTCCAGGACCAGGGTGCTGGCTTTGagcctcccccttcccagctgctTCACGCACAAGCATCATGACTCTAAATCCACCTGCCCTGAGAGGTGCCCGCCTGAGCCACTGGGCTGCCTGCAATGCCCTCTCCATGAAGGAGAGGCTGGACGAACCTGCCTGGGAACCACTTAGCTCAGGGTTAAATTAACCCCCTCTCCTTGtgtccagggctgggctagcagggggctgcaggtcgggagtgaggggcaccgcagGGCTCGGGGAAGGAAGTTTTGACAGCACCTGCCCCCTTAGCATTTCTCTTACAAACCAACccacgggaggggaggggaaggaagggactGGGTCTCGGCTCCAACCACATTCTCCAAAGGGCTGGAGGAAACAAGCTGGATGCCTGGGGTCCTTGCTGGGCCCAGGAGCTGTGGCTGGATGTCTGCGGACCCTCAGCCcatggtccccccccccccacgggaTGGAGCTGTTTCCTGCTGGCTGGCAGGGGATCTCTTGTGCAGCCTTTCTTGGGAGAGGTGCCAGTTTCCCAGAAGTTGCACAAAAAGCTCTCTTGCCTCAGAGCAGCGCTGGCACTGCAGCCTGTGCCAGGCCTGCCAACGTGCAATCCAAGGGTGGGCTAGGGAAGGACGGGGGTCCCTGTCTGTGATGTGGAGGCTTCAGCCAGGGCTGTTTGTCACCCGGACTCATCCCAGGGAAGGCACATGCCACAGGCTGAggccatgtgtgtgtggggggtccaCGCTGCCAGCTCTGTGGGAGCTGATGCAGGGTCCCCCATGGGCCCACATGGGgcagcccaggctgctgctcctTGGGCGGGGCCCAGATTCAGCTCAGTCCAGACTCAGATACGGAAACCCTGCAGTTACAGTCCAGGCCGCGGGGAAGGGGGACATTCGGTTCCCCACGCACTGGCTGACCTCCCTGCGGGACGGCTCGCCCAAGCTCCATGGCCAGGTCCTGATGGGTCACCAAGCTCCCCTCCctgtgggcagggtggggctcTCACCTTGGCATAGTCGAGGGGCAGCTGATCCTCTGGACACTTGAAGACGCCTTCACTGCAATAGAAATGAGCCAAGGTCAAAGCTGGGGGGACAGCAGGGATGCCTGGGGagcaaagtgggaattttctgccatttttaataagccctctgtgtgcctcagtttcctctacaCATGGCACTTCCCCCTGTACAGGGGAAAGGACTAGGTTTGCTCTGAGAGCAGGTGAAGACACAGAGGTATGTGTGTCACCTCCCTGTCCAAGTCATTTGAAGTGTCCCAGCCATGCCCAACGCCCAAGCTTCCCCCACCCTGCGAGGGACACAAGTGAACCAAATGCCCCCTTCTCTCCTCAGCCTCCCCTGGCagcctctggggcacatggccctgCAAGCTGGCCCAAGTGTGGCTGTGTTCTGCCCCACCAGAGCCAGcaacccagagcccaggctctgctCAATGCCACCAGCACCACAGGGTGAGTGTCAGCTCCTCTACCGACCCGcacctgggtggggaggggggcagggagtctcTACCCACTGCTGCCCACagacaccacccctgcagctcccattggctgcagctcctggccaatgggagccgcagagtcagcactcagggtgggggcagtgcacagaggcccccccccccccactccaagGCAATAGGGCCAttctggccacttctgggagtgacGTGGAGTGAAGCCTGGCAGGaagctgccttagccccactgtgctgctcaGGGTCCCGGgggccacctgctgccccctttTAAATCGCGCTGGGGGCAGCAGGTAGGGCCAGGAGATGCTTTGGGGAGGCAGAtggagccaggggagagacctggcccgGAAcgtgggtggagccaggcccctgGACCCTGAGTATTTCTGGATCATGGGCGTCTCGctggcccccccaccccaggaggaAAGCAGGGCAgatgctcccagccctgtgccgtCAGGGCTCTGCAGTCCAGGACAAGggcccagctcccaggctgaggAGGAGCCCCATTGTCTGGCTCCAAAGGTCTCTGCAGCCAGGTGCTAAATGCCTCCCAGGCTCCATTAGAGGTGAGAAATCTGTCCCTGcacagcaggagcagggatccCACCCTTCTGCAGCTGCTCACCAGATGTTGCGGGGAGAAGGAACAGGGTTCCTGGTTTCCAGGAAATCACCAGTACTCAGTCCCCTCCAGTCATGCAGCTCACCCAGCCTCTGAGCCTGGGATTGGGGGGGTGCTGTGTGCACGACTCAGACAGGCCACCCTTGGACCCTCCCCTGCGGGTGAGCCCTGGATTGAGAAGGCTCTGGGCAcgagggggctgggagggcaTGTTCTCCAGCCTCCCAGCGATCCCAGGAGCCTGGACACACAGACTCAGCTGGGAGGTccaagaagggaagggaaggggccaCAGGGCCCTTGTGGAGCGTCCGCTGCCCCATGTGCCTCGCCCAGCTGGCCAGTAACAGGAGCCCAGGTGCCCCCCGCGTGGGGCAGGTGGCGGCGTCTGCCTGTGGAGCATCTAGCAAACAAAGGGTGAGAGGCAGGCCAGGCAAAGCCGGCTCCAGTCAGCGCCTTCCCCAAAGCCGCCCCCCCCGCCTGGAAGCATAGCAGGCTCCCCCCAGAGCTGCCACTCACCCCCCAAGGCCCAGGCCCACAGACACCTGCACCCCACAGGAGGAAAGGAGAGTTGCTGCTTGTCCACTGATCAGCTACCAGAGGCGCCAAAACCCACGCACAGCACCCTGCCTGGGTCCCTCTCCGCAGCCAGCCTGGCAGGCCTGGAGATGCCCTGGGCTCCTGGGCCAAGAGCACAGCAGTGCCTCTCCCAGAGGGCACCTGAGCCTGCAGCCAGCACCACTGCTTTCTGCAGAGCCACTGCACGGATTCAGGGCTCCCCCCTCCTCAGGAAGCTGTGGGCTAGGAGCCAGGCAGCTGGACTTTCCCAGCCCATCCTTCAGGCTTCTCTGGCAAGGAAACGTGCCCCATATCTGAACCTGCCCCCACGCGCTCCCGGCAGCTGGGCTCAGCTCCAGATGTAACCCCTGAGCTcatggagccagcagcagcaagcactcAGCCCCCCAACAGAGCTCCGGGAAAGGAGGGGGTCCCAGGGGAAAGGCCTTGCCCAGTGCTGGTCCCCCATCTCCCTGCGCTGACAGGCCACAGCATGTGTGCAAGGCGCAGGCAGAGCAGGCCTGCCACCGCCAGGAAGGGAGAGGGCCCTGGCTGCAGCGACGTGAGGGGCAGGTGCCACACAGCACTCAGCCCCCGAGCTAGTCTCCCTCGGCCAAGCCCTTGCCCCAGACAGCACCATggggagcagaggctgcactccAGGCCCCAGTCACACCCCCGGATTCAGCATACCCAGAGGCCACCTTCCCTGCAGGAGGCCAGGACGTGTTCAAAAGGTGGGGCTGGTCCTGGCTGCCTTCCCCAGAAGCTCTGTAGGCACAGATCCAAGCACACGGCTCCCGTTAGGCCAGGCCGGGCCCCGGGCTCCTTGCCCCGCAGGACAGAGCAAGGCACAGTCAATGCCAGGCAGGGAGTGTGAACACCTTCCCTGTATGACAAAGGTCAGTTACCCAGTGGACGTCATGCCCGCAGGCAGCGCCTCCCTGTGAGtcactggggcagggtgggagctgCTATGTCaattttcccctcccctgccaggccTGGCTCCCCCTGGCACAGGCTGGATTGGCACATGGAGCCCCTGGCACCCCTGCGGGACCCCCTACAGGTCCCAGCTCCAGACCCGCACAGTGATCACTACAGCAGGGGATTTACCTGGCTCTCTCCCCCCGTCAGCtcagccagcagctcctcccctcccccagttcccacggcctcctctccccctcaccagcTGCTGGGAACATTACATGAACCCCCGATGGAAATAAACAGAGACTCTGGAGCACGGCACCGTATTCGGTGCAGTTCGAGCGCCCACCCGTTGCTTCTGAGCCTCAGGAGAGACCAAAGGAggccagagcagggggggctCCCACCTGGCCCTGCACAGATTAGGGGTTTTATCAAGGCCCATGAGCAGTGATTTCTGGCCCCAGaaatgcccccccccacccctgcagatACTGCTTCCTCCCCCATCAAATCCCCTGCTGGACAAACAGGGATGGGAAGGGCCCAGGAACAGGtgtccctccagccaggctgtCAGCTGCTGCCCGCCTGGGATTCCCAATGTGCTGAGACTGCAGCAGTCGCCCCACTGAgaccaacagctgctgccatccTGGGCCAAGCACTCCAAGAATCCCACTGTGCCTCGGCCAGCCCCGGCAGGCAGCAGGCCCCTGCCCAGTGCCACTCTAGAGGGAGCTGAAGGGGTTGCTTTGCCcgtcctgggctcccccctgctctgccagcttGCATGTGGACAGCACCCCGGCTCAGCTCTCTGCCCACTCAggcactgagcagggagctgtggcTGGAAGACACCATGGCCCTGACCTGGAAGCCCGATGCAGAGCCCCACAGCGAgtggtggaggggcaggggccaCCAGCATGGGCTAAGGGCTCGCCGCAGAATCCGCAGCTATGCCTGGGCCAAGGCAGCGCAGAAGAATGCCCAACCTTTGCCCTATGGTGAAATCTGCTCCCAAGCCAaggccagaggagcagcagccaTGACAGGACCAGCCGagcccttccctgcagccagcGCTTCTCTTCCACACGCAGCAGCTCCCTGGCCCCACTGGGACCACCAGGAGCTTGGCTGCACTTGCCAGATTCTGGAGAACCCAGAGCATGAGGCGATTGAGGCTGGGGGGCCCTGCCCTCGCCTCCCCCTGCTCAGGAATCCTCATCCAGCCCAGTTGCACAGTGCCCTGCCTCAGGCTGCCAACACAGCCAGTCCCAGCTGCCTTCCTGTGGTAACAGTGTCCAGCAACGAGGCCTGGGGTGCACTGGCACAGCAAGTCCCGCCTGCCACGGGAGCGCAAGGAGGCTGGCGGCCACTCTCCAGGCATGACAGGGTTACTTCTCTGGCAGTGCTAAATCGCTCAGCCAGAATTAAGAAGCTGCCAGACGAGAAAAGCAGTATGTGACCCTGTGTTCCCAGGGGCCTGGCCCGCCAGCAACACGCACAGGAGCCAATcgggcagggcaggcagccacAGTGCACTCGCCCTAGAACAGACCTGAACAGCGGCTGTCCTGAACTGTGCTCACGGGAACCAGAACTGCCACACCTGGGACCACTCAGCCTCTGCATCAGAGAGACTCTGGGGCCACGggcaccccacagccctgcccaggggaGAGGATACCCTTCGTGGGCACAGCCTGTAGACTCTGAGActgttagtctgacctcctgcacagcgcaGGCCCCAGAACCTCACCCCCCCTACCCCTGTAACAGCCCCAAGCTCTGCTAATcatcagtcctgccatgagggcaggggctggactagatgacctctcgagaccCCTCCCAGTTCTATGATTGTAGCTGAGTCGCTGACATCCTCACATCACAGTTTAAagtcttgaagttacagagaatccccCATTGACACTAGTTTAAATATGCAAGCGACCCGCGCCCCAGGCCACAGAGAAAACCCGCCAGGATCTCCGCCAACCTGAcccagggaaaattccttcctgaccccagatatggtgattagaccctgagcatgtggatgAGACTCACcaggcagacacctgggaaagaattctctgtagtaacccaAAGCTCTTCCCATCCAGTGCCCATCTCCGGCCATTGGAGGGATGTGCTGTTGGCAGTTCCATCGTACCACCCCCTCCACAAACTGATCAGCCTCAGTCTCAAAGCCAGCTGGATGTTTTTCCCCCCTAAACTTGTTGCTGGCCAGTATATATCCTTGTGCTCACCTTGGCGCTTACCTCCCCACCCTGGCCCAGAGAGCTCCCTTGGGCGCCCAGGCGAGAGCACACGGGGCACGTGGAGCAGAAATGCCACCCCAGCCGGAGGATTCAGAGGGTGCCGCAAGACgaggacaggagcagcagcatttcaTACAGACTAACCAGGGCAGGAGGGAACGAGCAGGGGGCCAAGGGGCAGCTGTGGAGACAGGATAGGAGCAAGGCATGCAGCTGATTTGGGCAGCggggaaggagagacagagacTGAACTTCAGGTGTTCCAGTCCAGAGATCTGACTGGGCCAGGCTCCCACTGCAGAGTTGGGATCTCGGATCCATGGCAGGGGCCGGCTGACAGGGCTACCCCCCATGCCCTCTTCCTGGAGCAACAGCTCCTGTGCTTCCCAGGATGCCTTGTAGAGCTGGACAGGAAACTGCACCTGCCCTTCCCTCATAGCCCCACGTCACACCTCTGTCCGCAGGGTGCTACAGGAACACGTGGGGGCCATGGGcagctgggagggggctgggtagTCAGGGCTCCCCTTCCCAACTCCCAGGAGTGGTTCACACCTGTCACGGCCTGGCATCCAACTCACCCCCTTGTCCAGCTTCCAGGCTGGGTTATTTCTACAGGAGGAAAAGCCTTTCCCAATGCCACAGCAGGGATGCCAGGCAGAGCCCTGGCCCCACGGCCTGCTCTAGAACGAGGGCTAGTCAGACCCCTGGTGCTCAGCCCCTTTGCACATCGCTGCTGGGCTGAGGTCCCCTGCAGACGCACCAAGAGACGGAAACCTGGTGGTTTCCCAATACGGCTGGGTGGTTTTCCttcagtggcgtagccaggtggagggaacagggggagcatCAAAAAAAAGGCGTCGCCCGCTGCAGCGTTTTACTGACAGGGCGCTGCTTTTACACACCTggcggcactccgggtcttcggcagcacctTCACTCGCCCTGTGGGTCTTCGGTGCAtttccttcagtgccaccgaagacaccCAGAGCGAGGGAGGGCCTGgagtgctgctgggtgagtaaataattaaaaaggcGCCAAGATGCTCAGTGGGGGAGTGGGCGCTGTCCCGTCTCCCTCAGCTACACTACTGGTTTCCTTGCCACCTAAGCTCAGCACTGCAGGCTGAGCCCGCTTCCCTGCATGGCCTCAGGCTGCCCAGCTCTGTTTGTTTGGGCACCCGCCGTTCCTGTGGGGACAGTTGCTGGGCAGCGAGGGGAAATAGAGCCCCAGCCTGAGCAGCAGGCTACATGGAAGCAGGGCGCTCACCAAGGAGCAGCCAGCCACCTCCACACCCCTGACCGTGCAGTGAGGAACCAGTTGTGAAACGGAACCTGGCCTCCCCGCATGCAGAGGGGCCCCCCCGGGACAGACCGCGGGCAGAGCCAAGCCTGCACTAGAGCTACCTGAGAACGGTTcagacagcagctcccacagctgGGCATAGCTCAGACAGCGCCGGCCTTGGCTCTGGCCTGGTTTCCACACTCAGAAGAGGCAGCTAGGGCGAGGATTATGGCAGACAAGGGTGAACAAGGCTCCTTGGAAAGGCTGGAGCAGGCTGCGGTTGGGGGGAGCCTGGGGCCATGCGAAGCAGTGGGGGGGCCTGGCTCACACCAGCAGCCTGGGCACAGGCACatggcctgggctgggctggctccaggcGACCGGCGGCTCCAGCAGTGTATTACGCTCCTGCCCCAGGGCCGTGCACAGAGCAAGGGTTAACCAGCAGAGAGTGGAGCAGGCGGCAGGTTCCacatggcagggagggggagaactgATACAATCCCCAACAAAGCCTGCTCACTCCAGCACGGCTGGCTGGGCAGAGAATGT
The genomic region above belongs to Chelonoidis abingdonii isolate Lonesome George chromosome 20, CheloAbing_2.0, whole genome shotgun sequence and contains:
- the TRAF4 gene encoding TNF receptor-associated factor 4 — its product is LGQGGDTHTSVSSPALRANLVLSPVQGEVPCVEETEAHRGLIKNGRKFPLCSPGIPAVPPALTLAHFYCSEGVFKCPEDQLPLDYAKIYPDPELEAQVLTLTIRCIHSEEGCRWSGHIKHLQPHLSTCGFNVIPCPNRCSIKLSRRDLPDHLQHDCPKRRVKCEFCASDFTGEAYENHQGVCPQESVYCENKCGARMMRRLLSQHTLTDCPKRTQPCPYCTKQFVFDTIQNHQYQCPRYPVSCPNQCGTPSIAREDLSGHLKENCSTAMVLCPFKDAGCKHRCPKLAMSRHLDESTKVHLGMVCSLVSRQRQEIQELRQDVEELSVSSDGVLIWKIADYARKLQDSKVRSNYEFFSPPFYTHRYGYKLQVSVFLNGNGSGEGSHLSVYIRVLPGQYDNLLEWPFSYRVTFSLLDQSDPSLSKPQHITEAFNPDPNWKNFQKPGASRSSLDESTLGFGYPKFISHEDIKKRNYVRDNTVFIKASVEIPPRILA